AAAAAgttatctctgtctcttgtgtggttactTCGTgtagcccagttcccctggagtgacccctgagtatTTTAGTCATGAGCAACACCACAAGTGAGTCCTCTCCCATGGGAAAAGCCCCTTTATGGACTTCTTTGGATGGTTTTTGGGAATCTtcataaaagatttttttggGTTTATGTATTAGAAGTCTGTTCTTTgagagtgaaaaaaagaaaaaaaaatgttataatgaGACTTAATCCAAGGATTCTTTACCTGGAgagaagtaaattttatttttctattgtttttgtgaaTACTCAGAAAGTTTATGCTGAACCTCTTTACTacattcttattcttattcttattctgtGGATCAGAATGGTTGTTAATGCAGCTGCTGGGGACAAAAGACTTTAGGTGCTGCTCCCGCCTAGGGTCTGTAACTAGACCCCTGGTCAGCAGTACTTTTAACCCTTAAATGATCTGACCTAGATGCCAAAGGAAGACTCCCTTATGATCTGATAGTAACACTGGCACCTGCCACTAAAACTCACTTTTAAAGCACCCACGTGCTACaagaatatgtagaaaatatGGGAGGCCACAAGCTGccaccgcaggtcgcagagacaatGCAAGCTACTCGCCATAGGATCCTGACCAGGCAGGGGGAAATGCagacaaaaccaaaagaaatccaATCGGCTAGGAAAACTCAGGGAACCTTTGCTACAGACAATGGACAGCAGATTGCAAGGTGTTTCCTTCACCATGGTAACCACCACGCCTATCCGGGGAGTAGGCTTCCTGGTCCCGCCTCCTGCATTTTATCGGGCTTCccattggttcttccacagtcactcagacaggacttctggtcacGCCTTCCTAACCTGTACTTCCTGTTTCAGACCTGCTaccagagctgctcagagcctgcatTTCTAAAGAATGCTCACCTGTAAATGCCATTGAAAGATATCCTTTTTCAGGCAAAATCTAATTCCACAGGTTTATACATTGCAGCCCTATATTTAAGTTAGTTTTGAGTTAAATAACCCaacttttctctatagttgtggtactaaataatgttctattgatgagagatactaagcatgcttctttatattttgcttttaattttgaaggttatgggGATGTATTTGCTTGCCATAGGAACAAAAGCTGGCAATATTCCTGTGATGAACAAAgaatccttattctcattcctgactatataattataagaaataaataaatgtatacacaaggatcttatttcagctACATCTTGTGACATCACATATAAgtgtgcactcctagttaaaaaataaattgaaatggatccaaatatctaaGAACCACATGGTTACATAAACTTAATACAATTATGTTGTGcccttattcttaatatatatatttttctaggtATTTCCATAACCTATAGTTGTTAATCCATATAATAATTAACATATGTCTAATTGCTTAgggaatatatatttgtttaattgtttttcttcaacaggaaacccataatttatatgttttatacatacatttatcTGATGCTGGCTtttagttacagatatttgagataaatgtattttccTATAAATTTGCTTTCAAGAGAGAATACAAccttcaaataatttctaattctcaaagttatTGTACAAACTTTAAGATGATAAACAGATATAATTACATCTAAGgactttaactatattttcattgatatttcctCTTATCAAAGtagttttcagaaattgttccaaagtataaccaggaaaaatcctagaagaaaaagatgcttcaacagaGAAGAAGCACACATTGGAggtcctaaaaagaagaaagaaatcatctttgggtaaaacaaaatctttatattctagattttaatgataaaagtattttcctaaatAGAAAGATCTTTATATCATTACCTAAACAGATGATATGGAAAGTTAAAACAATTAACAAAGAGATTTATATGTACCAGattaactataaaatttttaactgattaattcaaggatatttcaggctattttctaattttactatACTGAAGTGAGtaagattttgtccatattttgacatgataaagacTTATTAAAATCTTAAGTTTATTTCCTTAAAGGAAGATCTTTATTGCCTAATGATTCTTACTGTTTAAGGCAAGGATTAATTTTGGTGAATAAATTCATATCCTTgattaaacactaaatattttaaactattgaCTTAGATCCCAATTTTGACAATTGTCCTTGGAGACTAAATTTGATTGATTCAAAGAACTGTTGGATAATTATGAGATTTGGGAGAATATTTTATTAGGACTGaagttctccaaattaaagtcgTATGTTAATTTTGAACAATAAAGGTTCCAAACTTCAAAAACTCATTGATATTATATAACTTCTCTGACTGGACCTATTAtccataaaaaatacagtaagatttaTATATTGCTCCCTACACTGGGAAATAACCTtaatcatactttttaaaagacaattaagagatacctatttaaaggataatattctaaaatattttaagacctcAAGAAGAGATCAagagttcttttaaaattgttagaatggatctatattaaaaaataaaataatcaataaaaggtaaATCTATTCTTATCATTTAAATACTTATACTATTATTTATAACTTAAACTGATGATACTATGGCTTATGCCAagcctttactcaattttattaaataaagaaaagggggaaaacagGACCCCAGAGACACACATTAggtcttacaaaatattttaaaattttttcttaaattataatattGAGAATCTTAATGATACAGAACACGATTAAATCAGATTTCAAAGGAGAATTAAAACCAGTCATCATGATAATGACTGAGAAATCTAGAACAAGAAGGTAAATTTCCATTTACAGAGTTTATAGCCATGTAGCTTCACAAGCTTGTCAGGTAAgtcaaaattatgaaaagacttgTATGGACCCATTTCCCAGGTCCATCTTTAATGTACATTACAGAAAGTCCACCCATGAAACTAGATTAATTGTACTGATGGTAGTGGTCAGTTATATGTTGATCCTGTGGGAAACAGGCTGACTAggagtatcttttgagaaaaagacaacATATGAGAAACCTAAACCAGACAATTATGCTGGTCTTTAGTGATTAATACTATATCTGGAAAATCGTcagaaagataattaaaatagaCTTTTTCAAGAGTATTTACattactgacagacctaattAATTCCTTAAATATGAGAATTAAGAAAAAGGATAATAAATATCCTGTAGCTTATAAAAATACTACTCATTATATCTTTAGTTATTGACATCTAATATTTCAGAGCTATGATATGCTGAAGTTAATGTTCAGGCTTTGAAACAGGTGCATGTCAATTAACCAGACCTAGGATAGCTGCTGGTCTCATGATCCCTGAaatgactactttaaatattattccttgctttttcaaTTACAGTCTTTGTGGCTATATCTTAAAACTTACAACGTatggattttcttaatatttgacttaaattacttccaagatTCTTCATAGTCAGATAAGTGCTGATAGAAGGATGAGAACTGGATTATAATGCTCTAAAGATAATGTAGTAAATAATGTGAATGAGTCCATTGCTCTATGGTTTATGGAGAGACTTAAATGCCAATGAAAGTGTCTATGTTACTATGGCCAAATGCAATGcctcccaataaaattgggaaaagattaagaatcttctgatgagtgtttggtgaagtaataataataacctggatCTTCCAAGTTGATtgtgatattaaaattatatgttttctactaattccttTTGGGTTTCAATAGCCGATCATGATGACCTCGGACTAAGAATCCAGTGACTGAAAGATAGAATTCCCCAgttacttttttatattaagaaagggggaatatgtggaaGGCTGCCATGTCATGTGACCAGTGTTTTTCCTCTCCTGATTGGTTGAGGCATTGTCGGTCACTTCCAGTGGTCTGGCCACTTTTAAGTAACTGAAGATGGTAGCCCCAATCTTGAGGGTAGAAATAATGCAaccaaatgtgtcttcatgcgTAGGCGTGCCTTCCTGCAGCACCATGGGTcaagctacactcacctgttcctttgtgttATTACCCATTGACCtctttgggatagaatgttccatggaaactccctttgtgtgtccccttcccttactctgcccttgggtgtggccttcctagatgtcagtcaacctgctgacagcagacatcatgaagctacaCTCAGcccccttgaaacctgaccccttgcctcatttgaatggtttctcctcaataaaaggggtcagcacatgctccctcactctctctttctgtggacccttaaggtcagaggagctatcatagcacccccaaagaaaaaggtatttgtgtttcttgtgtggttatttcatgcagcccagttcccctggagtgacccctgactGTTTTAGTCTTGAGCAATGTGACAGCTTTGATTTTTCCAGCCACTCAATCAGGACATGGCTCCAGAGAGCTGATTTGTCCCCCCATCCTGAACACTTAAGTGATCCCCAGCCAACAGCCCTGTGTACCTGGTACAGGCCAAACAAATTATGTTCCAGATGCTGGAAGAAGCCAGTCGTGGTGCGGTACCTCAATAGAGAGCTGTTCCGCCAGTTCTCCATGGGGCTCTTGTTGGGCACATGCCAGATGCCCAGGTCCGAAGCCTGGATGTCATAGTAGCCAGGGTTCTGGAAAGCAACCAACACTGAGACTGACCATCCCAGGTCCCACAGGGGCAAAAGACACACATGGGCTTTGTCAGCTGAGCTGAcagctctgggctccaggtggaCAGATGGCCAGCCGTGCTCACACACACCCACCTCCAGCAGATCAtgtcccccccaccaccccgCTGCCTCATGGCCTTGTGGGAGGAAGCTGGGATGCTAGGCATGTGACTGTTTCTTCTGCTCCAGCCCCATGTCCACAGCCCCCCTCCCAACCTCCCTCCTACATGCTGTGGCCCAGCCACACTCAGGTCCTCACCCTTTCCCAGTGGCACCCACCTTGTAGTCGTCACTGGTTGCCGCCTGTGCAGACCCGAAGGTGTTGTAATTGGCCCAGTTGCCGTCCCCCTCTGGGTAGTCTGCTCTGTTGCCCTGCTGGCTGGACCACCGATCGCCCACCGTGCACTTCCCAGCCATGTTGTTCTCGTGCACACTGGCCACCAGGGTCCAGCCACCACCCGCAGAGGTCATGTCACAGAAGGTCTGGTAGATGGCACCATTCTTGGCCCGGAGGAGATACAGGCCATCTGTGGAGAGAACCAGCCCAGAGCCTCCCTGTCTGCGAGCTCATGCCATCTCAGTGCCATGACCAGGACAGCTCTGGGAACTAGAAACATGGCCTAAGGACTCCTCTCCTGAGTAATGTCACTATGCATCCCTGGGTGTAGTGGAACACCCCAAGTTTGAATAACAACCTACTGACTGAGGCAGAACACAGAATTATTCAAGCTCTCAGCAATGTTCCTCTCAGAATTAAGCACAGAATTTTCATATGACTTAGCAATTTTACTTCTAGTACAtgcccaaaggaattaaaaactggATCTCACAACAGTTATTTGTACACtaatatttattgcagcattgGTCACAAGACTCATAGAAACAACCCAAGTAttccacagataaataaaatattgggtGTATATACACGCACATCATATACCATCTATACTGTGCATGAAAGGCCAAGGTTCGTCGtcggagattaaaatgcacacacacagatagcagtgacaaagatgaagctcTTTACTGCAAGCTAGTgctagcttatatagaaagtgagagtcaattatcttaaaccaggaagtTTCCAgggccaatcatagtaaaggtcaggtcatcacctaCTGTGCATGCATGTCtgccctgcataagattcatATGGGTCACAAATTGTCCATGTGTACGGAAGATGGGAGGGTCAATTAGaaggttttcaaaacaacttgttatccgcccactggcaatttgcccactgccatgtttgaaaggcctggggagttctcagggagactcccaacagTGCATATATTGACATGTATCTATACACAATTGATAAAATGAAGTAATTATTCATGCTACATgtataaaccttgaaaacattatgctaattgAGATAAGCCAGATGTAAAATAAGCCAGCTGCCTTATGATTCTACTCATATGAGGTaactagaataggcaaattcacaGAGATAGAAAATACATCAGCAATTACCTAGACCTTAGAAAAAGGCAAAATACAGATTCATTACTTAATAGAGTATCTGTTTGAggtaatgaaaattttcttcaggtggatggtggtgatgacTGCATAGCATTGAGAAAGTAATTCCTGCCACTGAAATGTACACTTAAAACTGCTTAAAATGACAAAGCTCAtccaatatataatatatacattttttcacattcttttaaattaaaaaatatccagCTTGGTGCAGTGAAACATTCCTGTAAtaccaacaactcaggaggctgaggcagaagggtcacaagtttgagatcagcctcagagggaccttgtctcaaaaaagtaGGCCAATGGTCGGGGGCAGgccttgggatgtagctcagtggtaaagtgcccaggttcaatccccagtaccaattttttttttcaataagctaaaaccaaacaaatagaccaaataaataaataaataaataaataaaaaacttctcAGAGGACAAAATCCTGATAGGGCTCATTACTTACCATCTGCTTTAAAGCATTTCTCTTTGATTTGTTTGCAGCTTCTAGGCAGAGATGCAGACAGTGAAGACCAGGCCCATTCCTTGGAAACAGCATTGCTCACAGCTAGAGAATATGCAGAGTTTCATTCTCTTTGCTGCTTTGACACAAAACCCAGCCTTCCCTTGCCACTAATCCCCAACTCACTCCACCTCTGTGGCACAGCCTCGCTGCCTGGGTTGAAAGACCCTGAGCTATCCAGCATCATCCATCAGCCCCTCTGAGCCAGCATCCAGCACAGGtttacctccctccctccacaggACCTCGTGCTGTGCCAAGCCCTGCCCTGGGCACAGGGCATTCAAGAAATTAAATATCCCCAGGAACTTACCTCTAGAGGGAGGTGCCAAAACCAAcaggaaattttattaaaaggaatgaaggatAAGCTCAGGAGAACAAGAGAAAGACTCTGAGATGAGAATAGAGAAGTCTGAAGGGAGCCGGGGTTGTCTGGGGTAGGATGACTTAGTGACAGAGGCTTTCTAGTTCTGGTGACACTACAGTGTACTCTGAGAGAATAGACATGATTCATCAgttggaagagagaaaagagaattcaaGGCAGGAGAAAAACATGTCCAAAGACCTGGAGAAAAGAATGGAGCAAAGCCCGGCTTGAGGAGGAAATACAGGTAGCTTAAGGGGgttgaggcagagggagaggtgaCAGAGCTGAGACTCTAGCCAGGAGACCAGCAGGGGCACAGAATGAAGAACCTTGTACAGGAGCGTCAACTCTGCAAACCAGTCTAAAAGTCTGAAGGGCTGGAAGGATCTCAGGCTTTCAATCAGAGGGATTCAGGCCTGAGTAGCTCAGGCTTCCAGGGCAGAGTCCTTGGGTTCTACCTGCCAcacctgagcctcagtttccttctgcctcagaggaagctaataaatagtaaatatcaaatgagataatatgtaGAAACATGCTTTTCTCAGCCAGGAATGGGGGTaaacacctgtgatcccagtgacttaggatgctgaggcaggagattcacaaattcaaggccagcctaggtgacttagtgagaccctatctcaaaatcaaaaataataaaacatgctggtgatgtgggtcagtggtagagttctcctgggctcaatccccagtactctggAAAGAAACAGGTGTTTATCTTTAAAAGatagataaattaattaattttaaaaatacagattgtaAAATGCCATTGCTCTTCTTATTATAGAGACGAGTATGAAGAGAACATTCTCTGGGCACAGAGCATACCACACAATTGCCATGGAAACCCCAAGGTCCATGCAGGCCATCATAGTGGAAAATGGCAAGGAGAGGCCACACTTCTTACAAGGGTCCCCTCAGGACCACACAGAGACAAAGAACCAGACCCAGGATATGTCACATCTTAGCAATACTCTCACTGCTAGAGACCAGATTCCTCCAGAGGCCAGAAATCAGACTACATCCAAGGTGGCCTCTGTGCCTCCCAAAGACGTCATCTCTGGCTCAGGAGAGTCCCCTTCCTGGAAGCAACCCTGTCTAGTGTGTGTTCTTTGAAAGCTGTGTGCAGGTGAGCTGGGGGACTGGGCCCTGACAGGGAGACTCACCAGCACTGCATCCTCTGCTGGCCGCAGTGAGAAATAGCAGGAAGCTGAGTTGGGTCATGGTAGCCTAAAAAAAACCAAGATGAAAGTCACTgtcttgattatattttttttttctttatccctgTCCCCACTCATGTCTAATCCTACAAAGACTCAaagtgcgctctctctctctctctctctctctctctctctctctctctctctctctctctctctctctctccacacacatcTCTGGGAACTAAACCAGACCTGACCTGAAATAAAGACTCTTTAAACTCACAGAAAGCAAACCCCTTCCACCAACACAGGGCCAGGAGCTGAAGTTGCCAGCGAGTGGAGACTGGATCTTTCTCTGCAGAGGCTCTTAATGAGAGGTGAGAGCTGAGCTCTTTATGGAGAAAGCCTAGGGGCAGGTCTCCAGACTCACCCTCCCCTGGCATGATGCCTAAGGAGGTGAAGTCTCTGGTTATGATAGGAAAGATAAACAGTGGCAATTCATGGAATTAGCAGGACAAATAGTAAAGCTAATCCCTAACATTGTTCCTAGATTTGTGGATTTCATGGACCtgtgtattttcaaaaaaataaaaataaatgagactaTCAAGAGTTGAGGttgatttggggtttttcttTGTGCCTTTCTTTCCTGATAAGTAAAACCTTTttctcaaattaaatatttactatcatcaTCATTTTATAGAACAAGGAAACTTTAATAACAAAATAGGGAAGGTACCATTTCAGGACAAGTAGAAGCCTTTAGCTTGAAGAAATGTCATTCCATACAAAGTTTTGCTATTTTGtccttaatttcctcattttgtCACAAACTATTGAAACTTTACTACCACTGCATGTGGGATTAAGTCAGTAAAAAGCCTCTTTGATGCTTCAAAGCTCCTATATCATTCCTGTTCCAATGTTATCCAAATCCCATCAGCTTATAATAGAAGTGATTGGCTCCTCCTCAGTGACACCACATCCCTAATTCATTACAGTACTGAAAACTTTGCAGCCCATAGGAAAAGACTGTGAACCTCTCTTTaattaaactaatatttttatctttgtagGTTCAAAGTTCATATTTGTACAAAATAATCAGAGATattgagagaataaaataaaacagtgccCATGAAGGAGTGCCCACTTCTGCCCTCTCCCCTCTGCACTGCCTGCAGTGGTACCAGCAATCTCCTGCTCAGCATTATCATAGTCTCAGACCTCTCACGAAGTCCAAGGTCATCAAAAAGAGGAACAAGAAGCTCATTTAGCTCTAGTCAGGCTGATATGTCAAAAGTATAACCAACAGAAACCCAGGGATAGCTACAACTGGGTACAGAGAAGATTCGAGGGTCACAGCTTCATTCTTAACATTGGTTATGGgagcaacaagaaagaaaagcccatgCTTCCAGTGGCTTATGGACGTTCCTGGTCCTCAATGTCAAAGATCTGGAAATGCTGCTACTGAGCAACAAGTCTTATTGGGCTGATATTGCCCACAGTATTTCCACCAAGAACCTCAAAgccatcagggaaaaaaaaagaaaccctactGGCCCTCAGAGTCACCAGTTCCAATGCCAGGCTGcacagtgaagaaaatgaataggAGACTTATGTGGGTATTTCACTTGTACTtaaataaaccaagaaaaaacTGCAcgagtgtgcacacacacacacacagagaaaatatatacttcttttagtagtttttaaattaattctgagatgtattttttcatattttgacatCTTTAGTATACATTCCATCTTTATGCAGAAAGCATAGGGGCAGAGTCCAGGTCTCCAGACTCACCTCCTGGCATCATGGAAGAGTCTACTACTAATTGATTGAATCAAAGAGTCTAGGAAAATGGTAGACCTGTCTGAGGGACATTATCCCTTCTAACCCCCAGCATCCAGTCAGTGACTGTGTCCCACTGATTGTACCTCCTACTTCCTCTGCACTAGGTTTCCCATGCCACCTTCTCCAAATCCCACTGCCCTTGACTCTTGTTTAGTTAAGGTCTAGATTATACAGGACACATTCAGTGGTGATTAATAGAAACCCCATCTCAAAGTGgcttaaacaaaaagtaaatatatcaCTTCAGGAAAAGAAATCTAGAAAGAGGGTAGGATTTAGGCTTAACTGACTCATTAGCTTCTCTCCACCAGGCTTCATCCTAAGACTGAGTTCAAGATGGCGACTGGTATTCCAGGCATTGCCTACAAGCCGAGGGAGGAGGGCTCATCTTTTCCTGTGGCTCTTTTCAGGAGAGAGCAAGCTTTCTCCAGAGTCCCCCAGCTTCCTGCTCCTAATGTCTCATTGGCCTGAGATGGTCACATGTGGCACTAGCTCCATGGGGCTTCCTTTACCCATGCTCAGACTGGTGCTCTAAACAATGCCAGCCTATTTTCTCACAGGACTGGAGACAAGAAGTCGAAGGTACACATGCCCAGCTCTAGTTCCTTCTGAGGTCTGAttccttctgaggcctctctccttagCTGTAGTAGCCACCTCTCTGTGTCTTTACATGGTCTAAGCTCTGAGTGCAGTGCATTCCCGGTGTCTCTCTTTGTGTCCAAATTTTCTCATATACGTATACCAGCCATATCAGATTAGAGTCCATTCTAattacctcattttaacttaattgccTCTTTAAAGTCCTTCTTCAAATGTCATCACATTCCGACTCAACATATGAAAGTGAGAACATGCTTCATTCAGCCCAAACACGCACCCATTCCTGAAGCAATCCCTGGCAAGTGGAATAGAACTGTCCAGATTGCCCCAAACCATTCATCTGGGCTTGTGATTAACACTGGTGAGTCATATAAAAAGGCTTTCTCTGGCCTCTGTTTCAGACCTCATTCTCTTCTGTCTCTAGTATTGGCCCCCTTTAATCCCTTCTCCACACTTGTACCAATATGGATCCTTGTAAAACATGAACTATGTCTACAACCCCATTAAAAATATCCCTGTCCTCTTGCATTAGCTGGACAACCAAGGTCAAAATCCACACCACAGGAGTTGTGTCAGTTACTTATTGCTACATAACAATCCACTCCACAATGAAGTGGCAGTCATTTCTTTTGCTTATGCATCTGCAATTTGAGTGTGGCTTGTTTCTGTTGTACATTAGCTGGAACATCTTAGTGTCTTCTCTTATGTTCACTCACTTATAAATAGACTATCAGGATGGGATTTTAGGGTTGAACTATTCAGACATCTAGAAGCAACAGTGAGCCCGTAGCTGGTGGCCAGGGGGGTTGTATGGATGCTGGACACTTGCTCTCTCCAGTCTTTCTCTTCCCCACTTTGGGTCTTATTTGTCTTTTAGCTCAACTTCCTTCATCACTGAATTTCCATATGCTGCAGACAACAGGAATCGGAGGATTTAAGAAGATAACTGTAGGACCAATAAGGGCTATTTTAACATTGGCAATGACAAGTTGAGGGCAGAGGAGAAAAATAGCAAGAGATAGCAATGGCAGCCAAATGCACTTTCCACTTACAA
This genomic interval from Urocitellus parryii isolate mUroPar1 chromosome 11, mUroPar1.hap1, whole genome shotgun sequence contains the following:
- the LOC144249190 gene encoding intelectin-1a-like, whose translation is MTQLSFLLFLTAASRGCSAAVSNAVSKEWAWSSLSASLPRSCKQIKEKCFKADDGLYLLRAKNGAIYQTFCDMTSAGGGWTLVASVHENNMAGKCTVGDRWSSQQGNRADYPEGDGNWANYNTFGSAQAATSDDYKNPGYYDIQASDLGIWHVPNKSPMENWRNSSLLRYRTTTGFFQHLEHNLFGLYQKYPVKYGLGKCRNDNGPAIPVVYDFGDAQKTASYYSPNGQREFVAGFVQFRVFNNERAANALCAGVRVTGCNTEHHCIGGGGFFPEGNPIQCGDFSAFDWNGYGTHASYSSSREITEAAVLLFYR